The stretch of DNA aaaataattttaaaatatacattaataaatagaaCAAATAATCTattgatagatttttttttattgacgatattaatgaattttttatttttataaaatcgattgtatttttaaaataaaattatttactgaccagaaatttctaaattaacaaaaatatataaaattagaaaaaaaaaattatttataccacTGTAacccaataaatatataaatttaaatatttaaaaatgaataagacaaaaaaagattaaaatttataaaaataatacatttggccttatttttattttataactttttctGATTGAAATAGCTAGATCATTaaaaacaagttaaaaatttattaataaactcaaagataaaaattgcCAACTTTCATcgtatgattaaaaaaaaaaatttatatatttcaactaaataataaaatattttaatcataataatgagtgtcaactttattttttttttcctagcaatattatgattatattctgaaattcttatatttatttttcctggcttaataatttgcaaatatcgataatcaataaaaaaatatataattcagaTAAATAATTGGATAAGGAATaatattcttgaaaaatatggtATAATCAATTCTGcaaaatatagatataaataaagattagacataaataaaaaattaatatattattatcttaatATGTATTGTGAGCTatgagttttaaaatatatatttttatataaataatcagtAAAGTGATTCATTCGGTTTAAAATTGACTTTCGATATTGATAAggagtatataaaaaaagcttcGTTCGTTGATAAAACATTAAGCATATAGTTTCTTAAACAGCAAACTTCCTCTTGATGAGACATTATCATTTTAGTATACATttccttgtatttttttagcaaacaAAGttctaatatatattatagttttatatattgtttttatttttttttacaataaacaatgtcattttttaattttggaaaaaccaaaaaaacacttgttacAGTTGTTCAAAATGAAAAGTaagtgttttatattttaactttatgttgattattaattgcattattaaattttttttttttaattactcagtggatgtattttaaattttgagtCACTTTGTGTATTTACAGTTCGTCAAGTACATCATCAACTTCATCAGGAATAACAAAAACATCATATCAATATAAATCCAGTGTTTCCAGCAGTGGTCATGTTGATGGAGTATCATTCAACAGATCAATATCATCACCTGTTTCCACCAAATCATCATCTGCTCTTCCATCAACTaaggtacaaaaaaaatttacactacaaaataaatttgtgtaatatttttatgataattaacatgtgattattatttattttttttaaacagaaaatTGAACAAGCTAGTGGTGAAAAATCTCAAGGATGCTTACAgatagatgaaaaatttataaatgcatGTTTAGAAAAACATAATTACTACAGAGACATTCATGGTGTACcaccattaaaaattaatgacaaggtatttattttaacttgataaatttatgtaaataattaaatgtaatatgcaattattattttttttttaatagttatgTAAATTCAGTCAAGAGTGGGCAACTAAATTAGCAAAAATGGGTAAAATGGAGCACAGAAAAAATTCAGAGTAtggagaaaatttatattttaaatggagCTCAAATCCAAAGTGTTTAGTGACTGGTGATGAAGCAGTTGTTTcatggtaaataataattttcatctttttaattttattatatttaaattttaatagtagtaataattattattatttttacctagGTACTCTGAAATTAAGGATTATAAATATGGCACAGACAGATCAGCATCAACAACTGGTCATTTTACCCAGGTCGTTTGGAAAGACAGCACTGAATTGGGAGTTGGTTTTTCACGTAACAGCAAGGGAGAAATTTATGTTGTATGTAATTATAATCCACCTGGAAATTTCATAGGATCATTTGGCAATAATGTATTAAAACCatgcaaataatattaattaaaaaattattcattactATAATTAAGtgctataaataattttttatatattttattaaaaaaaataatttcaaagtgtattttatgattatttaacatttaaataaataaattaattaataataacaatacaagGTATTATTATACTGCTGGAATAACAATcgaaataacataaatttccaatcgaaataaaatttctaacaCATATTtttcgatgattattgagcatgcgcaaataaattgttttgattattgttttctttttttttttattatcaatttttttttcaagtaaacaaTCACGTAATTTGGATCATTACAAaacgaattttttatttattaatctcttattttttaaactgttttttatttttgctcaatgttaatattttaaaaacaattttaattatgacatactatacttgataataatgaggatgtttacattttttaaatgttgatatttatattaaaattataccggtaaacaaatgttaaatttaaaaaatattaaaaattaacattaattttttaatctatgaGTTATCGAAATTTATACACTCGTTGACTTTCTACTTTTATAAGTACGTGGCTGATATTTATATCAACATCAATATTGATGAGAGAGTGTTTAtctttaaaagtttttaaggTTAAACATTGTTAAGTGGACATAAACattattaagaaaatataaataatagaaaacaaAATGATTAAACAAGGAACAAATGAAGTTAAAAAATCCCAGGTACTTTTACCAGTTTTACTTTCAGCAATAGCCATTCCAGTGTCAATATTACTTTGGATTATGAATGTTGTTTACTCAAACTTGACACCTGAAGAAGATAGCCACTATGAAGGTaactatcaaaaattttcatgcaattatttattaaataatttattctttattaatttttttttattacagttaTTTCACCCTGGAGATGGCTTGTCTCAGTACTCATTCCCATTGTATTTGCAGTCTGGGGATTAAAGAGAAAATCACTTGATCTTACTGGATCAATTTTAGGTAATTTGAtagattaaatataaattattaactcaataaataaatcaataattcaattaacatTCCTTTTAGGCTTAGCAATGGGTTTTATATTAACACTGACAAATTATGCTCATCTAGCATGTCTTATGACATTTTTTGTTAGTTCATCATTAGCAACAAAATTTCGTTCAcataaaaaacgtaaaattgAAGCTGATTTTAAAGAAGGTGGACAAAGAAATTGGATTCAAGTTTTATGTAATGGAGGAATGGCATCACAACTTGCATTATTATATCTTGTTGATGTTGGATGTGGTGAAAGACCAATTGATTTTCATAAAGATTACAGAAGTTCTTGGATATCAATGGGAATATTAGgtaaatacataattatatttattaaaatattaatgaataatctatatataacatatattttttaggtgCATTTGCATGTTGCAATGGTGATACATGGGCATCTGAATTTGGTACAGTTATTGGTAGCTCAGAtccatttttaataacaacaagAAAACGTGTTCCACGAggtaattatcatcaaattatttcCAACAttgtaaacaaataataattacaatgatgatgatgatgataatagctttttttgtttatcattacAAGGAACAAATGGAGGTGTTTCATGGATTGGTCTAATAATGTCTTTGCTGGGTGGATTGGCGCTTGGTATTTCTCATTATTTAGCTGTTTTGTATACTGTTGATACTGCACTTTTAGAGCATGCTCCATCACAATGgccaataattattgttggtGCTGTTGGTGGATTTTATGGAAGTATTTTGGATTCACTTATTGGTGCAACTTTACAATATTCTGGTTAGTattacaatcaaaaaaatatacatgtgataataatatttatttacatttcaattattttatttatttaaggtTTAAATGAACTTGGACAAGTTGTTGAACATCCAGGAAAAGGAATTAAACATATATGTGGTAGACAAATATTGGATAATCATAGTGTTAATCTTTTGTCAAGTATTGGTGTTGCACTTACACTTCCAAGAATAGCCAACTTCATGTGGCcctaaaaatgtttttaaaaaaaaaaagaccttttatacaagaaaaaatatatgtacattatttttcatagtttcaaatacttttaatcagttgatcaataaaaaatataaatatagaaaatttataaataattatttacaatgactttattttgaaaataaattgttttttttttttttattaattggcagtttaaaaaaatggaattttaGTTGGgttgttaataattgaaaaataagaatttatttcatactggttttattttttgtacatatattttttaaagttatatttataatagttaaaaaatgcTAGAAGTATTGAATAAGTCAGAGGAAATTTCAACCAggttacaaaataattataccttGGTATGGAGGATTATGATCTTGaagtaaactatttttttttcttcaaatatatcgagacaagttattattaataactcgTTCAAAATAATCTGCAATATCTAATGATTGAAATTTCAATGCAATAAAACCACCAGATTCAGCACAGCCTCTGTGATAAAGACTAATTGTTGAAAGTGGCATTGCTACATTTGTTTTGGCTCCTCttatatcaataaatggaACAAATGATTGTCCAagatcatcatttttattagtttGTCGAAATTCAACTCGTTGATAAGGTACTGAAATATCAGTATTTTTACTTGGCTTTGATATTGGTGTATTTGGGTCACCAAGATTTATGACTTGtctgtatgaaaataaattatttatagaatcatttaaaaaaaaaaaactaatgatttattttttaaatcatttaccTTTTTGCGTGTTGAAATTGATTTAGCATAAAATCTGTTGCACCAATATGAAGTTTTCTTGTTCTAGATAATTCACCACTGTTAGGATCAAACTGCATCGACTTAACAGATAATTCAATGCCTTTATCATTTACATTTCCACGTGATTCAGCCTTATTTAATCGAACGccttaaaaattaacaatcatcattgaaattaataaatatcaaatgaaaaatgataatgtcTACATACCGACAATAACATGGCTTCTTGGAACAGTTATATCATCAAGGTTTATTGATAAACCACttgatatatacataaaatcatGATCAACTTCCATATAACTTGTGCTCGATTCCTTTCCTTCTTGAAATCGATGATAATATGCcactaaattatcatttttaaaaacaggTTCTGGACTATAAGTTCTAGTCCACTCAACTGTTTTTTGATCAATCAATCCACCAGGCAAAAGAACACCAGTTTGTGGAACCAATGAAATCataccatttttttcttcaaatcgCAAATTAGTAATGAcccttaataaataaaaaaaaataattaattgatcaattgttttagtattttataattaaagtaaataaaaaaattaattacctgTTTGATTCAGTATCAGCTAAAGCCCAATTGAAAGATATTGATCGAACATCACCTTGcttccatttttttctttcacaatTGCAATAACAAAATTCATTTGGTATAAGATTTAGTTCACTAAGGCCTACGGGACGTACCATTTTCCATTTCTTTTGTCTCCTCATATAATTTAGTGGACAATGTTTAGCTGCTGATTGAtttccatatatttttaaatcacttaCAGCTGATAAATAACGTTTTGATGGATCTTCCTGttgaaaaaagtaatataaataatttaatttccacataaaaattaaaaaatatatatatgacttACTGATAGACATAAAGCCATAGACTTTTTACTGATTTGTTCACAATTTTTAAGAACTCCACCATCTGCTGAGCAAGTATGCGACAAACATAATGGATCATTAGGTTTACAATGATCATATTTACCATTGAATGCTTTACAACTAATTCCTTGAAGAACTGCTAAtgaatcaaatataaaacctTGTGATGGTCCAGTTAATTCAACATATGTTTTATCTTTAATATCAGCATCCCTGTTACATGACCTTATATTTCTTGATACATGGTGTATTATATGACGTGCGAACTCAACAGAATATTGTAACGAAAATCTTGCTCTATTTACTAATAGGTAGGTTTCATAAAAAGAACTTACtattgaataacaaaaaaaaaattcattaagtattttaatttttatctcattcaattaaattaatttttttttttataccttttCCACGTCTTTCCATAAATTTATCTGCTGATATTATGAAGTTATAAGCCTTGAATGCTTTATTTGAAACAACAtcgaaaaattgaataacatGTTGTTGACGTAATATAGGATAGTTACCACAAAAATGAGATTCAgtatcctaaaaaaaaaaaattgattgaaacattataatattatttatctttttagtttataaatttatttattttatttttaaattttaatattacctCTATTAGTCGATCCATTGAATAGAGTGTATCGTATGTTTTTATTGCTATCTTTTCTATTTCTATCATAGATTCTACAAGACTACCTGCACCACCTGATAATACAACCTTAAAATGTTTTTCTAACTCTGAATAACTTACATTATCAGGAGATTTTAAAAGTTCATTAAATGGTATCCAAGATTTTTCAATTCTATCggaaattttatcaagtaagTCCATTAGATCTTCACTATCCTTATTAAACTTATATacttcattgaaaatattacgTGTGTCGttatctaatattttattatcataagaTGCCCATTTATGTTGATCtctaaattcataaataatactcTGTATCATTGGATCGGGTGAATTAATGATTGGTTCagattttttttggtttgCACTCCAgcattcaataatttttataaaattatatgacattaaaaaaattaatatcaattgatattttttcattattaaaaaaattatatttattatccaaactgaaaaatacaattattatttataaatttttttttcataaattaggTTTTCATAATTCGAGAGGGTACactaatgttaatttaataaatacgtaaataattaaaaattgtaaggtttaattgaatatataatttttaaattttttaatgagttttttttttttttgcattattttgGGGATGAAAGgggtattttaaatatcatgtaTAAACCAGGATAgttacataatttaaaaacgtGATACTTGAATGGTCGAGAACTATTATAGACGCCAAAATATATGCTCTTTCACACACccccacacacacacatgtatTGCAAAAactaatcattttatttaacagttATATtggtttaattataaatattatattgaataacTGGCAATTTCGTTGTTCTCTTATTTTACCTGTTAAAACGACCTTGAACTgtggtgaaaataaaattataatattcacaCAAGAaatgttataatattaaataataagacttaaaatattaatttaacaaaataacttTGGATCAGTCtaagatatatttaaacacaagaaattgaataatgtttacttgaattaataaattagttaaattataaaaactgcATTGAaagtaaatcaaataaaatatattgacataAATGTGACGTTAATTTAGGGTTGAAGGATCAAGGATCTTCTTGGTTTGCAACTTGCAACGATTGCAAAATGCAACAGGTGTATATAAGAGATTAGAAAAGATCGACTGACTACATATATAATCGGCAAACATGGAGACTAGAGACCTAGAGCTGGTTTTGTAGTTGACAGTCAACTTTATTTTGTATAGTTAACTACAAAACCGACCCCCATAATCTTCTGTTCCTGGAGTCCAATTTATTGCAAATTTGCAATTCacggtgaaaaataaaatttacaacaatttacaatctaaggatttttttttcgccgtCATTTTTGTCGGAGTTCTATTCTATTGAATATAACCCATGacaagagaaagagagagctcattttttacattgcttagaaaaaattacaggCAAATACActaaaactaattaaattaaaagcaatGCTGTAAacacatttaataattttatttatttatttatttttataattcaacatGATATATATATCGTCGAAatgataattcttttttttcgtcaGACGTAAGTTATTactgatatttaaatataaaaaaattaaactgtacaattgatttattttcattgatatgAATTAAGTgacattatttctttaaacaattattttttttaaaaaataataattatatatagttatatattacatttacaacataaattaaagattttattaatattcttgattttttttaaaacacaaaTTGACTggataattgtttaaactatctaatatatttttttttcttttttattttttttcaaaacaatttttcaacatttatacatatttatttatttatttttgtacataatattaatgattttttgaatttatttattgatttagcaatttgtgtatttaaaatattttattttgtgtgtTAAGTACAATCTGGTTATTCCACAAtaaatagttattttattatgacatactaattacatttttttacaattttaatttactgcAATAATAActaagtttaaaataaaaataaaatattattttaaaacaagtaCTTGTTGTGATATTaaaccattaaattatttccaactcatttttaatttgtaatttcaattaaactaaataaaaaatagttcaaCTAATTTGCATGgaaaataattagaataataattaattgaaatgtaaaaaaagtttattaaaatacttattcaattatatttacttttatatattatttaccaaaaataatattgtgtataaattcatattaatttatcaggtGTTATACATAAttggtatttatatattaaattcaattctatatattattcaatgagATAAATTGTAGAAATTTAAACTGTTAATATTTACCCGATTAATATCAATCCGGTATCAAtagtttttccatttaaattcttttttcaaggactatttatttatcaaacaaaatgcgataataacaaaaaaaaataaatacttgaaatatacaaattatgaAGTATCacgtattaataaaattcaattcaattcaacccttttttttttatttttaattaaacaaaaattctttaaattacaaaattaaaaaaaaaaaaaataccattgaaaataaagcgatgaaaataaatggatagtaaacaaatatttgtcggtataaaattaaagcagtttttttttttttttggtgaaaaaaagcctCGATTGATTATTCGAGTTGCTGATTAAtctagaatgaaaaaaaaaaaaagctgaaccAGAACAAAAgagggtaaaaataaataaagataaaactTGATCGAGTCAATATATTTCGATGTCATCGAAGGatgagataataataatcattcacCAGGAAGACCCTTGACTTATATTTtcttacttattttttatatatttttttttatttatttgtcagtCTTATAATATCTGCTATCAGTAGAATCAACACTGTGTCTGATACTGATTGACATCGTAGGCTGAGTCATTACGTTTGATAAGTCCTCGTGAATTTTTAATCCTGTTACTATCATTACGAGTTGAAATGACTATTGGAGAATTATGATTTTCTACGAGTATACCATCTTTTTGTATTGTTGGTAATTCTAATTGATAGTCACACCTTCTCCTCTCCCGCCATCGGACCTGCAGTTGATCGGACAAACTGAAACAGTCAACAACCCACAATGGACTCTACATGGACGGTGTCATTAACACAATAcgaacttttattttattttattttatttttttcttcatgctTTTCATTGGTgtacacaaattaattaattgggaTTTTTATTAGTCCGCATTGTGccattgacaaattttttaaattatcatcaaaacttTAATTCATtctgataaataaaacaaaaaatatatattgtaaaattaatattttataatttaattttgataaaatatacaaaaattatttatatacaaattataaattaattttaattaaatgaaatttttttttttatataatttaaagttgATAATAATCTCACCGAGACAGTTGTTGCTGTGCATGAATTTTGTCGTTTTCTTATGAATGCCGAACCTTCCCATTTACGTTTAAATTGTGCAATCACCTAAAATCAaatgacaatattaaaattaactcaTAGCCAAGaaacacaaattaaaaatttaagactatttattgattttattatttttaattatgaaaagtTGATTGGAAATatcaaagtattttaaaaaataaatttaaatttatatcaatttgtattttaaaattttataaaaagttatttgacaatgaaaaaaatgttagagatgtaataataaatagtcttttagtaaaaaataatatttaagcaattaataattattttttatttattcttaccTCTCCATTACAGAAGCAAAATAACATGGCAACACAAAAACCCTGAA from Aphidius gifuensis isolate YNYX2018 linkage group LG4, ASM1490517v1, whole genome shotgun sequence encodes:
- the LOC122855402 gene encoding Golgi-associated plant pathogenesis-related protein 1, coding for MSFFNFGKTKKTLVTVVQNENSSSTSSTSSGITKTSYQYKSSVSSSGHVDGVSFNRSISSPVSTKSSSALPSTKKIEQASGEKSQGCLQIDEKFINACLEKHNYYRDIHGVPPLKINDKLCKFSQEWATKLAKMGKMEHRKNSEYGENLYFKWSSNPKCLVTGDEAVVSWYSEIKDYKYGTDRSASTTGHFTQVVWKDSTELGVGFSRNSKGEIYVVCNYNPPGNFIGSFGNNVLKPCK
- the LOC122855403 gene encoding transmembrane protein 19 — protein: MIKQGTNEVKKSQVLLPVLLSAIAIPVSILLWIMNVVYSNLTPEEDSHYEVISPWRWLVSVLIPIVFAVWGLKRKSLDLTGSILGLAMGFILTLTNYAHLACLMTFFVSSSLATKFRSHKKRKIEADFKEGGQRNWIQVLCNGGMASQLALLYLVDVGCGERPIDFHKDYRSSWISMGILGAFACCNGDTWASEFGTVIGSSDPFLITTRKRVPRGTNGGVSWIGLIMSLLGGLALGISHYLAVLYTVDTALLEHAPSQWPIIIVGAVGGFYGSILDSLIGATLQYSGLNELGQVVEHPGKGIKHICGRQILDNHSVNLLSSIGVALTLPRIANFMWP
- the LOC122854011 gene encoding uncharacterized protein LOC122854011 — translated: MIQSIIYEFRDQHKWASYDNKILDNDTRNIFNEVYKFNKDSEDLMDLLDKISDRIEKSWIPFNELLKSPDNVSYSELEKHFKVVLSGGAGSLVESMIEIEKIAIKTYDTLYSMDRLIEDTESHFCGNYPILRQQHVIQFFDVVSNKAFKAYNFIISADKFMERRGKVSSFYETYLLVNRARFSLQYSVEFARHIIHHVSRNIRSCNRDADIKDKTYVELTGPSQGFIFDSLAVLQGISCKAFNGKYDHCKPNDPLCLSHTCSADGGVLKNCEQISKKSMALCLSEDPSKRYLSAVSDLKIYGNQSAAKHCPLNYMRRQKKWKMVRPVGLSELNLIPNEFCYCNCERKKWKQGDVRSISFNWALADTESNRVITNLRFEEKNGMISLVPQTGVLLPGGLIDQKTVEWTRTYSPEPVFKNDNLVAYYHRFQEGKESSTSYMEVDHDFMYISSGLSINLDDITVPRSHVIVGVRLNKAESRGNVNDKGIELSVKSMQFDPNSGELSRTRKLHIGATDFMLNQFQHAKRQVINLGDPNTPISKPSKNTDISVPYQRVEFRQTNKNDDLGQSFVPFIDIRGAKTNVAMPLSTISLYHRGCAESGGFIALKFQSLDIADYFERVINNNLSRYI